Genomic window (Planctomycetia bacterium):
AAGATCATCCTCCACCAGCACGTCAGCTCCGACGACCTGGGCGCGGAGAGTTTCAAGAACACCACGGCGGAAGCCACCGGGCGATTGGTCATCGAAGCCGCCGATCACCTGGGGGTCGAGCTAACGCCTGAGATCGCGACGCCGCTGTTCGCGGCGCTGGCGACGGACACTGGTTGGTTTCGCTTCCGTTCGATCGCCGCCGATAGTTTTCGGTTCGCGGCGCGGCTGGTCGATGCCGGCGCGGTGCCACAGCAGATTTACACAGCGCTCTACGAGCGCGATACGCTGGCGCGGATTCAATTGATCGGCCGGATCATGGCCCGCACCGAGACGGAGTTGGACGGAAAGCTCGTCCACACGGCCTGTTTCATGGATGATTTTCGCGCCACCGGCGCCGTGGCTTCCGACACCGAGGACGTCGTCAACATGACGTTGGCCGTGGCCGGCACTCAGGTGGCCGTGATCTTTGTCGAACAAGAATCCGGGGGCTTCAAAATCAGCTTCCGCAGCCGCGCCGCTGGCGTCGACTGTAGCAAGCTGGCCGAACTGTTCAACGGCGGCGGGCACAAGGCCGCGGCGGGGGCGTTCCTGAACGAGCCGTATGCGGACGCCCAAAAGAAAATCCTTGACGCGGTCCGCGCCGCGATGAAATAATCGCCCGTCCCCCGATTACCTCCTGCCTTGACGGACGCCGCGGAAGCGACGTTCCCCGCCTTGTTTTGGTGGCTCATCGAGTCACACTAGTAGTGCTTCGCCCACACTAGCCCGTAGCGCCAGCGAGGGAGAGCCGATGTCGTTGAGAGTTTGAACTCGAACTCTCAGCAACGTCTGTCCTCCCTCGCTGGCGCTACGGGCTAGTGTTGGCGCAATCGACTCCCTATCGGAGCGCCTCGAATGGCCCAACATTCCACCGCTGCCGCGCCGCATGACGGCGATGATCGCCGCGGCTTCGTAAAGCGCGTGCTGGCCGTCGTGGTCGGCGGATTATGCGCTGTCGTGCCGGGTGCTGCCGCGCTGCGGGTGTTTCTGAGCCCGCTTTGGCGTCGCGGGGCGGATGCGACATTTATCCCGGTCGCCACGCTGGATGCTATTCCCGCCGACGGCGTGCCGCGGATGTTCAAGGTCGTGGCCGATCGCACCGACGCCTGGAACCGGTTTCCGAAAGAGCCCATCGGCACGGTCTTCCTACGACGCACCGCCGAGAAGCCGGACGAGGTTCACGCCTGCAACGCAGTCTGCCCGCACTTGGGTTGCATGGTCGGCTATCAGGCCTCGCAGACGCGCTTCTATTGTCCCTGCCATCAAAGCGCTTTCCAGCCGGACGGCAAATTGATTCCCCCAAGCGCCGCGGCGCGGGGGCTCGATAGCCTGGATGTGAAGTTGGAAGCGGACGCGGAGGGAGACGGCAAACGGGTGCTCGTCAAGTTTCAGAATTTTCGCAGCGGCATTCCGGCAAAGGTCGCCAAGTCATGAAACAACTGCTGGAATGGCTCGACGATCGCACCGGCATTCGGCGTTTGACGCACGAGGCGTTATACGAAAACATTCCCGGCGGGTCGCGCTGGAAATTCGTCTGGGGCAGCACGCTGGTCTTCGCGTTCGCGATGCAGGTCATCACCGGCACGGTCCTGTGGATGGCCTACAGCCCCAGCGGACAGACGGCCTGGGAGAGCGTGTTCTACATCCAGAACGTGATGCCCGGTGGCGCGCTCCTGCGTTCGTTGCATCACTACATGGCGCAGGCCATGGTCGTGTTGCTGGCGTTGCACTTGATGCAAGTCGTGATCTGTGGCGCCTATCGCGCGCCGCGCGAGATCAACTTCTGGCTCGGCATGATTCTGATGCAAATCGTGCTGGGCCTTTCGTTGACCGGCTATTTGCTCCCCTGGGATCAAAAGGGCTATTGGGCCACCGGCGTCGCGACCAACATCATGGGGCTCACCGGCGACGCCGCGCAGCGCCTGGCGGTCGGCGGCGGCCAGTACGGTCATCACACGTTGACGCGCTTCTTCGCCATGCACGCGGGCGTGCTGCCGGGGCTGTTGATCTTCTTCGTGGTGCTGCACATCGCGATCTTCCGGAAACACGGCATTCACGCGACGAATCCCGAAGGCCGCCCCGATGAAGCCTTCTGGCCAGACCAGGTATTGAAAGACGGCGTCGCTTGTTTGGCGGTGCTGGCCGTCGTGCTCGGACTTGCGCTTTGGCGTCCCGCGGAACTCACCGCGCCGGCCGATCCGAGCGCGCCGTTCGATGCTGCGCGGCCGGAATGGTACTTCCTGTTCCTGTTTCAATTGCTGAAGTATTTTCCCGGCGATCAAACGTTTATCGGACAGAGCCTGGAATTCTGGGGCGCGATCATCGTGCCCGGCGCGGTGATGGGCGTGCTAGCGCTGATGCCGATCGTCGGCCGCTGGCGCTTGGGGCACGCGTTCAACCTGTGCTTCTTGGCCTGCCTGATGCTCGGCATCAGTCTACTGACGGCGCAGGCGTTCTACGAAGATCATCACGCGTCATGGTCACCGAAGGACGCCGCGAAATTCGCTGACGCGGCCCAGCAGAAAAAATATGAGGCCGCCTGGGACGCCTCGAAGCAACACATCACCGCCCTCGAGCATGCCCAGCGCGATGCAGAACGCGCGCGCGATTTAGCGCTCGCGCCCGCCGGTATTCCTCCGGAAGGGATGATCTCCATAATGCGGCGCGATCCGCTTACGCAGGGCCCGCGACTATTCGCGGCCAAATGCGCCGGCTGCCATAGTGCCACGCGGGAAGATGATTCCGCGTCGATTGTCTGCCCCACGCCGACGGCGCCAAATCTGGGCGGCTTCGGCTCGCGTTCGTGGATTCGAGGGTTGCTGGATCCGACAAAGATCGTCGGCCCGGCCTATTTCGGCAATTCTCCGCACTTGAAGTCAGGCGAGATGGTCACTTGGGTCACGGACACCGTGACCGAAATGGACGCGGAGGCCAAGGCGAATCTTGACAAACTGGTGATCGCCCTCTCCGCCGAAGCACAATCGCCCACCCAACGGGAACAAGATGAGAAGGACGCCGAGACCATCGCCGCTGGCCGCACGTTCCTTTCCGAAGAAGTCGGCTGCGTCGATTGCCACAAGTTCCACGACGCTGGCGAG
Coding sequences:
- a CDS encoding DHHA1 domain-containing protein gives rise to the protein KIILHQHVSSDDLGAESFKNTTAEATGRLVIEAADHLGVELTPEIATPLFAALATDTGWFRFRSIAADSFRFAARLVDAGAVPQQIYTALYERDTLARIQLIGRIMARTETELDGKLVHTACFMDDFRATGAVASDTEDVVNMTLAVAGTQVAVIFVEQESGGFKISFRSRAAGVDCSKLAELFNGGGHKAAAGAFLNEPYADAQKKILDAVRAAMK
- a CDS encoding Rieske 2Fe-2S domain-containing protein yields the protein MAQHSTAAAPHDGDDRRGFVKRVLAVVVGGLCAVVPGAAALRVFLSPLWRRGADATFIPVATLDAIPADGVPRMFKVVADRTDAWNRFPKEPIGTVFLRRTAEKPDEVHACNAVCPHLGCMVGYQASQTRFYCPCHQSAFQPDGKLIPPSAAARGLDSLDVKLEADAEGDGKRVLVKFQNFRSGIPAKVAKS
- a CDS encoding cytochrome b N-terminal domain-containing protein, whose translation is MKQLLEWLDDRTGIRRLTHEALYENIPGGSRWKFVWGSTLVFAFAMQVITGTVLWMAYSPSGQTAWESVFYIQNVMPGGALLRSLHHYMAQAMVVLLALHLMQVVICGAYRAPREINFWLGMILMQIVLGLSLTGYLLPWDQKGYWATGVATNIMGLTGDAAQRLAVGGGQYGHHTLTRFFAMHAGVLPGLLIFFVVLHIAIFRKHGIHATNPEGRPDEAFWPDQVLKDGVACLAVLAVVLGLALWRPAELTAPADPSAPFDAARPEWYFLFLFQLLKYFPGDQTFIGQSLEFWGAIIVPGAVMGVLALMPIVGRWRLGHAFNLCFLACLMLGISLLTAQAFYEDHHASWSPKDAAKFADAAQQKKYEAAWDASKQHITALEHAQRDAERARDLALAPAGIPPEGMISIMRRDPLTQGPRLFAAKCAGCHSATREDDSASIVCPTPTAPNLGGFGSRSWIRGLLDPTKIVGPAYFGNSPHLKSGEMVTWVTDTVTEMDAEAKANLDKLVIALSAEAQSPTQREQDEKDAETIAAGRTFLSEEVGCVDCHKFHDAGEEGLAPDLTGYASREWLIGMIGNPNHVRFYGHVDAVDQPMPAFAPSPDRPEANQLSAEEVGLIADWLRGDWYRAPASESAR